A window from Salvia miltiorrhiza cultivar Shanhuang (shh) chromosome 2, IMPLAD_Smil_shh, whole genome shotgun sequence encodes these proteins:
- the LOC131010567 gene encoding AAA-ATPase At3g50940-like codes for MAFSYESLLPAQRILTAAASAGAFAILLKSIVSDLIPYKYLSSSLAKLSRQLTVVVDEFDGLTSNQMFHAATIYLAARISGATKRIKVNKPPKQQHLAVTVDKNQEMVDVHGGIHFKWTLHSVEQSAKNESSRSEVRYLELSFNRKHRDYVLQVYLPYILEMKEETRSVRLHTVDYNGTDYWSSVVLNHPARFETMAMDPETKKGVMEDLDRFVRRKDYYRRVGKAWKRGYLLYGPPGTGKSSLVAAMANYLNFDIYDLDLREVQCNSDLRRLLIGTSNRSILVIEDIDCNLGLLNRETDNAAADQDKITLSALLNFIDGLWSSCGDEKIIVFTTNHKDRLDPALLRPGRMDVHLEMPYCRFSGFKILASTYLRITDHLLFPMIGELLEKVEATPAEVAGELIKSEDADIALPTLVHFLKDKDIKRSF; via the exons ATGGCATTTTCCTACGAATCTCTGCTGCCTGCACAGCGCATCCTGACGGCGGCAGCCTCCGCCGGCGCCTTCGCAATTCTCCTCAAATCCATCGTCAGCGACCTCATCCCCTACAAATACCTTTCCTCATCCCTGGCCAAGCTCTCGCGGCAGCTCACCGTCGTGGTCGACGAATTCGACGGCCTCACCTCCAACCAAATGTTCCACGCCGCCACCATCTACCTCGCCGCCAGAATCTCCGGCGCCACCAAGAGGATCAAGGTGAACAAGCCCCCCAAACAGCAACACCTCGCCGTCACCGTCGACAAAAACCAGGAGATGGTCGACGTCCACGGCGGCATTCACTTCAAATGGACCCTGCACTCCGTCGAACAGAGCGCCAAAAACGAGAGTTCCAGGTCAGAAGTGCGGTATCTGGAGCTCAGTTTCAACCGGAAACACAGAGACTACGTGTTGCAGGTGTACTTGCCGTACATCTTGGAGATGAAGGAGGAGACGAGGAGTGTTAGGCTGCACACGGTTGACTACAACGGAACTGATTACTGGAGCTCGGTGGTGCTCAACCATCCGGCGAGGTTCGAGACGATGGCGATGGATCCGGAGACGAAGAAAGGGGTGATGGAGGATCTGGATAGGTTTGTGAGGAGGAAGGATTACTACAGGAGGGTTGGGAAGGCTTGGAAACGAGGATACCTGTTGTACGGCCCACCGGGAACGGGGAAGTCGAGCTTGGTTGCAGCCATGGCTAACTACCTCAACTTTGATATTTATGACTTGGATTTGAGGGAGGTTCAATGCAACTCTGATTTGAGGAGGCTCTTGATTGGCACCTCTAATCGATCCATACTTGTCATCGAGGACATTGACTGCAATCTCGGATTGTTAAACAGGGAAACAGATAATGCAGCAGCTGACCAAGACaag ATAACCTTATCTGCACTGCTGAACTTCATTGATGGGCTGTGGTCGAGTTGTGGGGATGAGAAGATCATAGTTTTCACCACCAACCACAAGGACCGGTTGGATCCCGCGTTGCTCCGGCCGGGACGAATGGACGTGCACTTGGAGATGCCTTACTGCAGATTCAGTGGCTTCAAGATACTTGCTTCCACCTATCTCAGGATCACCGACCACTTGCTCTTTCCGATGATTGGAGAGCTGCTCGAGAAAGTTGAGGCGACGCCGGCTGAAGTTGCTGGAGAGCTCATCAAGAGCGAGGATGCCGATATTGCTTTACCAACCTTAGTTCATTTCCTCAAGGACAAGGACATTAAGAGATCATTTTAG